In Halictus rubicundus isolate RS-2024b unplaced genomic scaffold, iyHalRubi1_principal scaffold0286, whole genome shotgun sequence, one DNA window encodes the following:
- the LOC143364125 gene encoding radial spoke head protein 9 homolog produces MECIKLLDSLDVLGEAGICVGTEHSQLLRNSLTILQKENHFRRCYYWGKIYGTRNDYHIAYGFERDCMDGQVYYYSTDCFDWFLLPNADKCAQFLTPLAINTFEGDPSVVTNVYNTNPPFPPNEDPKKYYEGPIPRELKEEDRLAATVYFIREDAALIPRGAWFKCPSGDVIENPGFEGLGTADCVLFKSFMHARPPQQKWNTNLLTRPDYNYATDFLDTIDLDVPQGGWSLQVLHEKNLVLLHSLYWPGMTFYHKMNSPHHGYLYFGHGKKNLDVVFMV; encoded by the exons ATGGAATgtataaaattgctggatagtTTGGACGTCCTGGGCGAAGCTGGTATTTGCGTGGGAACCGAGCATTCCCAGTTGTTGCGTAATTCTCTAACGATACTGCAGAAAGAGAATCATTTCCGAAGATGTTATTACTGGGGAAAAATCTACGGGACTCGAAACGATTATCACATCGCTTACGGCTTCGAGAGGGATTGCATGGACGGGCAAGTTTATTATTACAG CACCGATTGTTTCGACTGGTTCCTTCTGCCGAACGCGGACAAATGCGCCCAATTTTTAACGCCGCTCGCGATCAATACATTCGAGGGCGATCCGTCGGTAGTTACGAACGTTTACAACACGAACCCTCCGTTCCCGCCGAACGAGGATCCCAAGAAGTATTACGAG GGCCCTATACCGAGggaattaaaagaagaagacaGGCTCGCCGCTACGGTGTATTTCATTCGAGAAGACGCCGCGCTGATCCCGCGTGGTGCATGGTTCAAATGTCCGAGCGGCGACGTAATTGAAAATCCCGGTTTCGAAGGACTCGGTACCGCGGACTGCGTCCTCTTCAAGTCCTTTATGCACGCGCGTCCTCCGCAACAAAAATGGAACACCAATTTGTTGACCAGGCCTGATTACAATTACGCCACCGATTTTCTAGACACGATCGATCTGGACGTGCCGCAAG GTGGTTGGAGCCTGCAAGTACTGCACGAAAAGAACTTGGTATTGTTGCACAGCTTGTATTGGCCTGGTATGACTTTCTATCATAAAATGAACAGCCCGCATCACGGCTACCTGTATTTCGGCCACGGGAAAAAGAACTTGGACGTCGTGTTCATGGTTTGA